In the genome of Flavobacterium panacagri, one region contains:
- a CDS encoding TrmH family RNA methyltransferase, producing MKQITSVQNPFIKSLVLLQEKAKARKQTGTFLIEGQREISLAIKGGYEIETVLFLPELVTENEINKLIQNPFQLIEINKEVYQKLAYRDTTEGILAVAKTKSLKLSDLKLSENPLILVVESLEKPGNIGAVLRTADAANLDAVLIANPKSDLYNPNIVRSSVGCLFTNQIATGTSEEIIAFLKEKKINFYSATLQNSTSYHTQNFTTPTALVVGTEATGLTQQWRDEATQNIIIPMQGEIDSMNVSVAAAILIFEAKRQRGF from the coding sequence ATGAAACAAATCACGTCTGTTCAAAATCCGTTTATTAAATCTTTGGTTTTACTTCAGGAAAAAGCCAAAGCCAGAAAACAAACCGGAACTTTTTTGATAGAAGGACAACGTGAAATTTCATTAGCCATTAAAGGCGGTTACGAAATTGAAACAGTTTTATTTTTACCTGAATTAGTTACTGAAAATGAAATCAATAAGCTAATTCAAAATCCATTTCAACTGATAGAAATCAATAAAGAAGTTTATCAGAAATTGGCTTATCGCGATACTACTGAAGGTATTTTGGCTGTAGCCAAAACCAAATCTTTAAAATTATCGGACTTAAAATTATCTGAAAATCCTTTAATTCTGGTTGTCGAATCTTTAGAAAAACCAGGAAATATCGGAGCCGTCTTACGAACTGCCGATGCGGCCAATCTAGACGCCGTTTTAATCGCCAATCCGAAAAGCGATTTATACAACCCGAATATTGTTCGTTCCAGTGTTGGATGTCTTTTTACCAACCAAATTGCAACAGGAACCTCTGAAGAAATTATCGCTTTTTTAAAAGAAAAAAAGATTAATTTCTACAGTGCGACTTTACAAAATTCAACTTCCTATCACACCCAAAATTTTACTACGCCAACTGCTTTAGTTGTTGGAACTGAAGCTACAGGTTTAACACAACAATGGCGTGATGAAGCAACACAGAATATCATTATCCCAATGCAGGGAGAAATCGACAGTATGAACGTTTCTGTTGCCGCTGCTATTTTAATTTTTGAAGCCAAAAGACAGAGAGGGTTCTAA
- a CDS encoding DUF2167 domain-containing protein, translated as MKKTLLFLLLSILSISKISAQEPDTLKAFYDKIDKSFKYETGKITLPEGDGSLNVPKGFKFLNAEQTQNVLTNLWGNPEDKSILGSLVPDGKGVTHSDSWMFVISYQGDGYVKDDDADDIDYDDLLKTMKEDVAAANTERKTAGYPEVQLIGWASKPFYDNNLKVLHWAKELQFGADKNHTLNYDLRVLGRKGMYNISAVAGVDQLAEVKASIPGIIKSVEFNDGHKYLDFDADTDTVAAWTIGGLVAGKVLAKVGFFAVLAKFGKFIVIGIIAAFAAIKKFLFGNKDQVVTRPEEETALLEENNSTEE; from the coding sequence ATGAAAAAAACGTTATTATTTCTATTGTTATCGATCCTTTCGATTTCAAAAATCAGCGCACAAGAACCCGATACTTTAAAGGCATTTTACGACAAAATTGACAAATCTTTCAAGTATGAAACAGGAAAAATTACGCTTCCTGAAGGAGACGGATCATTAAATGTACCAAAAGGATTCAAATTTTTAAATGCCGAGCAAACCCAAAATGTCTTGACTAATTTATGGGGAAATCCAGAAGACAAATCGATTCTAGGTTCTCTTGTTCCAGACGGAAAAGGCGTTACACACTCTGACAGCTGGATGTTTGTAATCAGCTATCAAGGCGATGGTTATGTAAAAGATGATGATGCAGATGATATTGATTATGATGATCTTCTAAAAACCATGAAAGAAGATGTTGCTGCTGCGAATACCGAAAGAAAAACTGCAGGTTATCCTGAGGTTCAATTGATTGGATGGGCATCTAAACCATTTTATGACAATAACTTAAAAGTATTGCACTGGGCAAAAGAATTGCAGTTTGGAGCAGATAAAAATCATACTTTAAATTACGATTTAAGAGTTTTAGGACGAAAAGGAATGTACAATATTTCTGCTGTTGCTGGAGTAGATCAATTAGCAGAAGTAAAAGCAAGTATTCCTGGAATCATCAAAAGTGTTGAATTCAATGACGGACATAAATATCTTGATTTCGATGCTGACACTGATACTGTTGCCGCTTGGACAATAGGTGGTTTAGTGGCTGGAAAAGTATTGGCAAAAGTTGGATTTTTTGCTGTTTTAGCAAAATTCGGAAAGTTCATCGTAATTGGAATTATAGCTGCTTTTGCCGCAATAAAGAAATTCCTTTTTGGAAACAAAGATCAAGTTGTTACAAGACCTGAAGAAGAAACCGCTCTTTTAGAAGAAAACAATTCTACTGAGGAGTAA
- a CDS encoding phosphoglyceromutase, which yields MKKAFFILFILLSLKSLAQKTENIIIITTDGFRWQEVFKGIDPAIANDKKFNQGDSAYIYKKYADADIKEARKKLMPFFWSEIASKGQIYGNRDLGNKVDVANPYWFSYPGYSEIMTGNVDLKVNSNSYKPNPNVNVLEFLNQQSKLKGKVAAFGAWDAFDRILNEERSGFPVISAFDKVGGNKPTASQKLLNEMRDNSFKPFHMDECLDVFTHYQALDELKTKKPKVLYIAYGETDEWAHHAQYRSYLDAANQVDKWIQEIWNFVQNDPQYKNKTTLFITVDHGRGDKVKAQWTDHGADVSGASEIWFAAMGPEIAPKGEIKTESQFYQKQFAKTLAKIMGYDFKTDHPVEKEISELF from the coding sequence ATGAAAAAAGCTTTTTTTATTCTATTCATTCTACTGAGCCTTAAATCTCTAGCTCAAAAAACAGAAAATATCATCATTATTACGACTGATGGTTTTAGATGGCAGGAAGTTTTTAAAGGAATTGATCCTGCTATTGCCAATGATAAAAAATTCAATCAAGGAGACAGCGCCTATATTTATAAAAAATATGCTGATGCCGATATCAAAGAGGCACGCAAAAAACTCATGCCTTTTTTCTGGTCTGAAATCGCTTCGAAAGGACAGATTTACGGCAATAGAGATTTAGGAAACAAAGTTGATGTTGCTAATCCGTATTGGTTTAGTTATCCCGGTTACAGCGAAATCATGACTGGAAATGTGGATTTGAAAGTCAATTCAAATAGTTATAAACCCAATCCGAATGTGAATGTTTTGGAGTTTTTAAACCAACAGTCTAAACTGAAAGGAAAGGTTGCTGCTTTTGGCGCTTGGGATGCTTTTGACCGAATTCTAAACGAAGAAAGAAGCGGATTTCCAGTAATTTCTGCTTTTGATAAAGTCGGCGGAAACAAACCAACTGCCTCTCAAAAATTATTAAATGAAATGCGTGACAATTCGTTTAAACCATTCCACATGGATGAATGTCTAGATGTTTTTACTCATTATCAGGCTTTAGACGAACTAAAAACGAAAAAACCAAAAGTGCTTTATATCGCTTATGGCGAAACTGATGAATGGGCACATCATGCACAATATCGTTCATATTTGGATGCAGCGAATCAGGTTGACAAATGGATTCAGGAAATTTGGAATTTTGTTCAAAATGATCCGCAGTACAAAAACAAAACTACCTTATTTATAACCGTAGATCATGGACGCGGCGACAAAGTAAAAGCACAATGGACAGATCACGGTGCTGATGTTTCAGGCGCTTCTGAAATTTGGTTTGCTGCAATGGGGCCAGAAATTGCACCAAAAGGCGAGATTAAAACCGAATCTCAATTCTATCAAAAACAATTTGCCAAAACTCTCGCCAAAATAATGGGATATGATTTTAAAACCGATCATCCTGTTGAAAAAGAGATTTCAGAATTATTCTAA
- a CDS encoding DUF58 domain-containing protein, with protein sequence MKFIKSLYLNNFFFYVLIGIIGLFVCAFIFPNMYNAVWLVVLALGTFLVLDLLILYIAKTGLEAERITPEKLSNGDLNPIKINLKNHYNFPVSVKIIDEIPFQFQVRDFKIIKTIKAATQKEIGYDLRPTERGEYHFGALNVYVSSPLRLISRRFTFDKDQMVPTYPSYIQLRKYDLIAFSNNLFQYGIKKIRRIGHTMEFEQIKEYVQGDDLRTLNWKATAKRNSLMVNQFQDEKSQSVYMAIDKGRVMQMPFDGLSLLDYAINSSLVLSNVILKKQDKAGLFAFSKKVENRVFAERRGSQMQKILETLYNIKTDFFESDYSRLYVDIKKNINQRSLIILYTNFETMDGLNRQLPYLKGIAKSHLLVVIFFQNTELNSIINKKTTTIQEVYDKVIAEKFMFEKRLIVNELKKYGIHSVLTQPENLTLDAINKYLEIKSRGIL encoded by the coding sequence TTGAAATTCATAAAAAGTCTATATCTGAATAATTTCTTCTTCTATGTGCTGATTGGCATAATAGGATTATTTGTTTGTGCTTTTATTTTCCCAAACATGTACAATGCTGTCTGGCTTGTTGTTTTGGCTTTGGGAACTTTTTTAGTGCTTGATCTTTTAATTCTGTACATCGCCAAAACTGGACTGGAAGCAGAACGAATTACGCCTGAAAAATTATCCAATGGAGATTTAAATCCGATAAAAATTAATTTAAAGAATCATTATAATTTTCCAGTTTCAGTTAAAATAATTGATGAAATTCCGTTTCAGTTTCAAGTTCGTGATTTTAAAATTATCAAAACCATAAAAGCAGCAACACAAAAAGAAATTGGTTATGACCTTCGTCCAACAGAGCGTGGGGAATATCATTTTGGCGCTTTAAATGTGTATGTTTCTTCGCCGTTAAGATTAATTTCTAGAAGATTTACTTTTGATAAAGATCAGATGGTTCCTACTTATCCCTCTTATATTCAATTGAGAAAATACGATTTAATCGCTTTTTCAAATAATCTATTTCAATACGGAATCAAGAAAATCCGAAGAATTGGTCATACAATGGAATTTGAACAGATTAAAGAATATGTTCAAGGCGATGATTTAAGAACCTTAAACTGGAAAGCCACCGCAAAAAGAAATTCTTTAATGGTCAATCAGTTTCAGGACGAGAAATCACAGTCGGTTTATATGGCTATTGATAAAGGTCGTGTCATGCAAATGCCTTTTGATGGCTTGAGTTTGTTGGATTATGCTATTAATTCGTCTTTGGTTTTATCGAATGTTATTCTGAAAAAACAAGACAAAGCCGGACTTTTTGCTTTTTCTAAAAAAGTAGAAAATAGAGTTTTTGCAGAAAGAAGAGGTTCGCAGATGCAGAAAATCCTCGAAACTTTATACAACATAAAAACCGATTTCTTCGAAAGTGATTACAGTCGATTATATGTTGATATCAAGAAAAATATCAATCAAAGAAGTTTGATTATTCTGTACACCAATTTTGAGACGATGGATGGGTTAAATCGTCAGTTACCTTACTTAAAAGGAATTGCGAAAAGTCATTTATTGGTTGTTATTTTCTTTCAAAATACAGAACTGAACTCTATCATCAATAAAAAAACAACTACGATTCAGGAAGTTTACGATAAAGTAATTGCAGAAAAATTCATGTTTGAAAAACGTTTAATCGTCAATGAATTAAAGAAATACGGAATTCATTCGGTTTTGACACAGCCTGAAAATCTTACGCTTGACGCAATTAATAAATACTTGGAAATTAAGTCGAGAGGGATTTTATAG
- a CDS encoding AAA family ATPase has protein sequence MDDINTTSGEITNENVNFETRINLGPLLEHVNSIKKEIETVIVGQHKMVDQLLVAILSNGHVLLEGVPGVAKTITAKLLSKTLNIGFSRIQFTPDLMPSDILGTSIFNLKNSEFEFKKGPIFSNLILIDEINRAPAKTQAALFEVMEERQITIDGSGYQLETPFLVIATQNPIEQEGTYRLPEAQLDRFLFKITIDYPKLNEEILIIQREHSLQDHGKLDAIKTILSSDEIKEYQGLVKQIRVEQNLLEYIARIVVNTRENAFLYLGASPRASIAILNASKGFAAIRGRDFVTPEDIKEAAIPVLQHRVIVTPEREMEGITSSEIIKQIIETVEIPR, from the coding sequence ATGGACGACATCAATACAACATCAGGCGAAATCACAAATGAAAATGTGAATTTTGAAACTAGAATCAATTTAGGGCCTCTTTTAGAACATGTAAACTCGATAAAAAAAGAAATTGAAACTGTAATCGTTGGACAGCACAAAATGGTGGATCAGCTTTTGGTGGCTATTTTATCAAACGGACACGTTCTTTTAGAAGGTGTTCCAGGTGTTGCCAAAACAATTACTGCCAAATTATTGTCTAAAACTTTAAATATTGGTTTCAGCAGAATTCAATTTACACCAGATTTAATGCCTTCTGATATTTTAGGAACTTCCATCTTCAATTTGAAAAACTCTGAATTTGAATTCAAAAAAGGGCCGATTTTCTCTAATTTAATTTTAATTGACGAGATCAACCGTGCTCCTGCAAAAACACAAGCTGCACTTTTTGAAGTGATGGAAGAACGTCAAATCACAATTGACGGGTCTGGATATCAATTAGAAACACCATTTTTGGTCATTGCAACTCAAAATCCAATTGAGCAAGAAGGAACTTATCGTCTTCCAGAAGCGCAATTAGATCGTTTTCTTTTCAAAATCACTATTGATTATCCAAAATTGAATGAAGAAATTTTAATCATTCAAAGAGAACATTCTTTGCAAGATCATGGCAAATTAGACGCGATAAAAACCATTCTTTCTTCTGATGAAATCAAAGAATATCAAGGTTTGGTAAAACAAATTAGAGTAGAACAAAATTTATTGGAATACATTGCAAGGATTGTAGTAAACACTAGAGAAAATGCCTTTTTGTATTTAGGAGCTTCTCCTCGTGCCTCGATTGCAATTTTAAACGCGTCTAAAGGTTTCGCAGCAATCCGCGGACGTGATTTTGTGACTCCTGAAGATATTAAAGAAGCAGCAATTCCTGTTTTACAGCATCGTGTTATTGTAACGCCAGAACGTGAAATGGAAGGTATTACAAGCTCGGAAATCATTAAACAGATTATTGAAACGGTGGAAATACCGAGGTAA
- a CDS encoding DUF4350 domain-containing protein codes for MDKNVKIYIAILVLIFGLVLLTDNGKPKPIDWTPTYSVNDKIPFGLYIFDHEVNGFFKNQKVEKISVQTPYEYLDSQYDERKNVENYKIKGTFINISEANNIDEQSMKEILYFVSHGNKAFLSMRAFPKILLDSLKIELQTDFMPSENVSIWMANKNVSAKKYTFNTGLSDYFSKIDTLNTKVLGYQNSAKNKRQVNFIEVPYKNGYVYLHTQPVAFTNYNLLKKDHYQYAENVLSYFTAGNIFWYNKSINDKRISNSPMRYIFSQPALKSAWLLGLLGILIFMIFNAKRKQRIVPIIKPLQNLTVDFTKTIGNLYYQEGDHTNIIDKKIIYFLEKIRTDYLIDTSKLDEEFIKKLHYKTGKDEKDIEDLVRLINDHRNSYHGNLEEDLVKINTAIEKIIH; via the coding sequence ATGGATAAAAACGTTAAAATATACATTGCTATTCTCGTTTTAATATTCGGTTTAGTACTGCTTACAGACAATGGAAAACCAAAACCTATTGACTGGACTCCTACTTACTCTGTAAATGATAAGATTCCGTTTGGATTATACATTTTCGACCATGAAGTAAATGGCTTTTTTAAGAATCAAAAAGTAGAAAAAATTTCGGTTCAAACACCTTATGAATATTTAGATTCTCAATATGATGAAAGAAAAAATGTAGAAAACTATAAAATCAAAGGAACTTTTATCAATATTTCTGAAGCCAATAATATTGACGAACAATCCATGAAAGAGATTTTATATTTTGTTTCGCACGGAAATAAAGCCTTTTTGAGTATGAGAGCTTTTCCAAAAATCTTATTGGATTCATTAAAAATTGAATTACAAACCGATTTTATGCCCTCTGAAAATGTTTCGATCTGGATGGCCAATAAAAATGTAAGTGCAAAAAAATATACTTTTAATACTGGTTTAAGTGATTATTTTTCAAAAATAGATACTTTAAATACAAAAGTTTTAGGATATCAAAACAGTGCAAAAAACAAAAGACAGGTTAATTTTATTGAAGTTCCGTATAAAAATGGTTATGTGTATTTACATACACAGCCTGTGGCTTTTACCAATTACAATCTGCTAAAAAAAGATCATTATCAATATGCAGAAAATGTACTTTCGTATTTTACAGCAGGGAATATTTTCTGGTATAATAAAAGCATAAATGATAAGCGAATTTCAAATTCTCCAATGCGTTACATTTTTAGCCAGCCTGCCTTAAAATCGGCTTGGCTTTTAGGACTTTTGGGAATTTTAATTTTTATGATTTTTAATGCCAAACGAAAACAACGCATTGTACCCATTATAAAACCATTGCAGAATTTAACTGTAGATTTTACGAAAACCATTGGAAATTTATATTATCAAGAAGGAGATCACACCAATATTATTGATAAAAAGATTATTTATTTCTTAGAAAAAATTAGAACTGATTATTTGATCGATACTTCGAAATTAGATGAAGAATTTATCAAAAAATTGCATTACAAAACTGGAAAAGACGAAAAGGACATTGAAGATCTCGTTAGACTAATCAACGATCATCGAAACAGTTATCATGGAAATCTTGAAGAAGATTTAGTTAAAATAAATACAGCAATAGAAAAAATTATACATTAA
- a CDS encoding DUF4129 domain-containing protein, which translates to MTRLFFILSFLFCCCVSKAQDSTAVPIDPPKISTIKYTEKDIQVDFRKVTAKHFDKNFKKKYTDPEFIYEYKTPEKNWWDHFKHWLASKFANLFHFKSVKTSLNFVVILFRVIMVLIVIALIYFIAKALTKQEGRWIFGRNANKKAIFYSDAEKNIHLLDFEKLIKESIESGEKRIAVRYYYLWLLKVMAQRNYIEWDIEKTNSDYLYELQQPIHKEEFMYLSYLYNYIWYGEFEIDDIVFRKTENRFKNALKMFGNG; encoded by the coding sequence ATGACAAGATTATTTTTTATTTTATCTTTTCTTTTTTGCTGCTGTGTTTCTAAGGCTCAGGATTCTACTGCTGTACCTATAGATCCGCCCAAAATCAGTACAATTAAATATACCGAAAAGGATATTCAGGTAGATTTTAGAAAAGTAACAGCGAAGCATTTCGATAAAAATTTCAAGAAAAAATATACGGATCCTGAATTTATCTACGAATATAAAACTCCGGAAAAAAACTGGTGGGATCATTTTAAACATTGGCTGGCAAGTAAATTTGCTAATTTGTTCCATTTTAAGAGCGTTAAAACCTCACTCAACTTTGTTGTTATTTTATTCAGGGTTATAATGGTTTTGATTGTTATTGCCTTAATCTATTTTATTGCAAAAGCTTTAACCAAACAAGAAGGAAGATGGATTTTTGGAAGAAACGCCAATAAAAAAGCCATTTTTTATTCTGATGCTGAGAAAAACATTCATCTTTTAGATTTCGAAAAATTAATCAAAGAAAGTATTGAGTCTGGCGAGAAAAGAATTGCTGTACGTTATTATTATCTGTGGCTTTTAAAAGTTATGGCACAGCGTAATTATATCGAATGGGATATCGAAAAAACCAATTCTGATTATTTATACGAATTGCAACAGCCTATTCACAAAGAAGAATTCATGTATCTTTCTTATTTGTACAATTATATCTGGTACGGCGAATTCGAAATAGATGATATTGTATTCAGAAAAACTGAAAATAGATTTAAGAATGCTTTAAAAATGTTTGGCAATGGATAA
- a CDS encoding stage II sporulation protein M: protein MREIAFIKQNKEKWLEFELAIFGKAKKNPDELANLYIQMMNDLAYAQTYYPKSKTVVYLNHLASQIYQKIYKTKRTDSNQFIDFFKIDVPLLVYEYRRYLVYAFALFFVTVSIGVLSARYDPDFVRLILGDEYVNMTLENIKKGNPMAVYGSGSNWGSFIGITVNNLFVGAKCYFYGIFAGIGTFNVFLQNCIMLGSFQYFFYEQGVFWKSVRGIWIHGSMEIFAIVIETTAGFILGASILFPKTFSRLNSFKIGFKNSFKIFLSTFPFTISAGFLEGFITRYSIDMPNWLSSFIILITLAIISFYYLVYPFIVHKKLHSLTAENL from the coding sequence ATGAGAGAAATCGCTTTTATAAAACAAAACAAAGAAAAATGGCTCGAATTCGAGCTGGCAATTTTCGGTAAAGCTAAAAAAAATCCTGATGAATTAGCTAATTTGTACATTCAAATGATGAATGACTTAGCGTATGCCCAAACGTATTACCCTAAAAGTAAAACGGTTGTCTACTTAAATCATCTCGCTTCGCAGATTTACCAAAAGATTTATAAAACCAAACGAACCGACAGTAATCAATTTATCGATTTCTTTAAAATCGATGTTCCACTGCTGGTTTACGAATATAGAAGATATTTGGTTTATGCTTTTGCTTTATTCTTTGTCACTGTTTCTATTGGAGTGCTTTCCGCCCGTTACGATCCTGATTTTGTTCGTTTGATTTTAGGAGACGAATATGTTAATATGACTTTAGAGAATATTAAAAAAGGAAATCCAATGGCTGTTTATGGTTCTGGAAGTAATTGGGGAAGTTTTATCGGAATAACGGTAAACAACCTTTTTGTTGGCGCAAAATGTTATTTCTATGGTATTTTTGCTGGAATTGGCACTTTTAATGTTTTCCTTCAAAACTGTATTATGCTGGGCTCTTTTCAATATTTCTTTTATGAACAGGGCGTTTTCTGGAAAAGCGTTCGAGGTATCTGGATTCATGGTTCTATGGAAATTTTTGCGATTGTGATTGAAACTACGGCTGGATTTATTTTAGGAGCTTCCATACTTTTCCCTAAAACCTTTTCAAGATTAAACTCATTTAAAATTGGATTTAAAAACAGTTTTAAAATCTTTCTGAGTACTTTTCCTTTTACCATAAGTGCAGGATTTTTGGAAGGCTTCATTACAAGATATTCTATTGATATGCCTAATTGGTTAAGCAGTTTTATCATTTTAATTACACTTGCCATTATTTCATTTTATTACTTGGTTTATCCGTTTATAGTGCACAAAAAATTACATTCTTTAACCGCCGAAAATCTTTAA
- a CDS encoding RDD family protein, translating to MSELSINTTQNVKINFIAATVGERLGAFFIDFAIIISYWYTISLVVFDLLQVNRLMFNLDGWSKGAIYLIIYSPIIVYSLVLESVFEGQSLGKKLVKIKVVKIDGYQAGFGDYLIRWFFRVIDFFSLFGLPGLITVITSEKSQRLGDMAAGTAVITLKNKINISHTILEEIGEAYVPTYPLVIKLSDNDMRIIKETYQKAEAKNDHEILYKLVSKIESVTGIKNQSGNNSDFIRVILKDYNFYTQHM from the coding sequence ATGTCAGAATTATCTATTAACACGACGCAAAATGTCAAAATAAATTTTATTGCTGCTACAGTTGGCGAAAGACTAGGGGCTTTTTTCATTGATTTTGCTATCATAATTTCATACTGGTACACTATTTCTTTAGTTGTTTTTGACTTGCTGCAGGTTAATAGGTTAATGTTTAATCTGGATGGCTGGTCAAAGGGAGCTATTTATTTGATTATCTATTCCCCAATTATAGTTTATTCATTAGTTCTTGAAAGTGTATTTGAAGGACAGTCGCTTGGAAAAAAACTGGTAAAAATTAAAGTTGTAAAAATCGATGGTTATCAAGCGGGTTTTGGCGATTATTTAATTCGTTGGTTTTTTAGGGTAATCGATTTTTTTAGCCTTTTTGGACTTCCAGGATTGATAACTGTAATTACAAGTGAGAAATCACAGCGTTTGGGCGACATGGCAGCGGGAACGGCAGTGATTACTTTAAAAAATAAAATTAACATCAGTCATACCATTTTAGAAGAAATTGGAGAGGCGTATGTTCCTACTTATCCTCTGGTTATAAAACTTTCGGACAACGATATGCGAATTATTAAAGAAACGTATCAAAAAGCCGAAGCCAAAAACGATCACGAAATTCTTTATAAACTGGTGTCAAAAATCGAAAGCGTAACAGGAATAAAAAATCAGTCAGGAAACAACAGCGATTTTATTAGAGTGATTTTAAAAGACTATAATTTCTATACGCAGCACATGTGA
- a CDS encoding PH domain-containing protein yields the protein MEKFKSKIDLWLALLLIVIFGLALMQFAYDKNWIGFSFIFCVSSFIVHMFATTFYTIERDKLRIKCGFLIDFSIEIKNVKKISETFNVLSSPALSLDRLEILYGKYDTILISPKDKKRFIAAIKRINSEVEIVLKK from the coding sequence ATGGAAAAATTCAAATCTAAAATTGACTTATGGCTGGCATTGCTATTAATTGTAATTTTTGGACTTGCATTGATGCAATTTGCTTATGATAAAAATTGGATAGGATTTTCATTTATATTTTGTGTGAGTAGTTTTATTGTCCATATGTTTGCTACTACTTTTTATACGATTGAAAGAGACAAACTAAGAATAAAATGTGGCTTTCTTATTGATTTTTCGATTGAAATTAAAAATGTAAAAAAGATTTCTGAAACGTTCAATGTTTTAAGTTCACCAGCACTTTCGTTGGACAGACTAGAAATTCTGTATGGGAAATATGATACGATTTTAATTTCTCCAAAAGACAAAAAAAGATTTATAGCAGCAATTAAAAGAATAAATTCTGAAGTAGAAATAGTATTAAAAAAATAG
- a CDS encoding trimeric intracellular cation channel family protein translates to MFHLLDIIGTMAFAMSGALTAMHKKLDPFGVFIIAFVTAVGGGTLRDVLIGRTPVGWMRDIQYVYVIILGFFLAILFRKRFDKLRTSLFLFDTIGLGVFTLIGLERGILTGLHPAICIALGTMTACFGGVIRDILCNEIPNVFREEIYATICIFGGIVFFGLRKLNLNDDIVYLVTSLVIIIIRLMAVKYKWHLKAFDHK, encoded by the coding sequence ATGTTTCACTTACTTGATATTATTGGGACAATGGCATTTGCTATGTCAGGAGCTTTAACAGCAATGCATAAAAAACTAGATCCGTTTGGGGTTTTTATTATTGCATTTGTTACAGCAGTAGGCGGTGGAACACTTCGAGATGTGCTTATTGGAAGAACTCCAGTGGGTTGGATGCGTGACATACAATATGTTTACGTAATTATTTTAGGATTTTTTTTAGCCATTCTTTTTAGAAAAAGATTTGATAAACTAAGAACTTCTCTATTTCTGTTTGATACAATTGGTCTTGGCGTTTTTACCTTAATTGGATTAGAAAGAGGAATTTTGACAGGTCTTCATCCCGCAATTTGTATTGCTTTGGGAACTATGACAGCTTGTTTTGGAGGAGTGATCAGAGATATTTTATGCAATGAAATACCAAATGTTTTTAGAGAAGAAATTTACGCGACAATCTGTATTTTTGGTGGAATTGTATTTTTTGGTTTGAGAAAACTAAATCTAAATGACGATATTGTATATCTCGTTACTTCACTGGTAATTATTATAATCCGTTTGATGGCAGTTAA